The segment CGCAAAGCACGCTTTAAAAGGAAGAGTATGATATGATAACAAAGCAGCATAAGGCCAAAGACGGCAGATTAATCTTAAGTTTGTGCGATTCTGGTCTTATCGGACATGTATTCGAAGAAGGGGATCTGCAGCTCGATCTTGCATCTGATTTTTACAAAGGTGAAGAGCTTGACGAAAGTAAAATTTGCATCTTGATTAGAAAAGCCAACACA is part of the Candidatus Woesearchaeota archaeon genome and harbors:
- a CDS encoding DUF424 family protein — protein: MITKQHKAKDGRLILSLCDSGLIGHVFEEGDLQLDLASDFYKGEELDESKICILIRKANTLIFIGNDAVKFGLDHNLVLEKNVRRICNVPYAETIIA